TCATTTTCCTTCCGGGTTATCAGGATTCGATTAAAGCGTTCAGTTTTGTGACAGCACGCATTACTGCGGGACGTGCAGATACGGTTGCAAACCAGCGGGTGAGGTTGGGTAGTGTTTCGAGACTGACGCCAGCAAATTCACGTCGCCATATCCACCCGTAATGAGCGATATCAGCGATGGTGTATTCATCACCTGCAAGCCAGGGGGTTTTAGCAAGCTGGCGCTCCAGCAGGCTGGTGACCCTGATGGCCTCAGCGTTAAAGCGTTGCTGTGCCAGTGGCTGGGGTTCACTGGCAAGCCGGGTGAAGAATCCGGCCTGTCCGAATGCCGGACTGACCGCCGAGGCATGGAAAAAAAGCTGCTCAAAAACCCTGGCG
The window above is part of the Pantoea cypripedii genome. Proteins encoded here:
- a CDS encoding glutathione S-transferase family protein yields the protein MYELYAFATPNSIKPAILLEELEQPWKLHAVNVRQGEQKHHNFLQLNPNGKVPVLFDHNTDTVLSESAAILVYLAEKHALLLPSSGLPRARVFEQLFFHASAVSPAFGQAGFFTRLASEPQPLAQQRFNAEAIRVTSLLERQLAKTPWLAGDEYTIADIAHYGWIWRREFAGVSLETLPNLTRWFATVSARPAVMRAVTKLNALIES